One segment of Thermus neutrinimicus DNA contains the following:
- a CDS encoding histidine phosphatase family protein → MELWLVRHGETQWNREHRLLGWTDLPLTPLGEAQALGLKGRLPSFPAHSSDLKRAWQTATLAGFQPSLAPALREIHFGALEGTLWEELERGYQEALLRFQGFSPPGGESLEAFQERVFRFLEGLAGPALLFTHGGVIRAALRALGEDGLIPPGSALILDWPRRVLDQLAPGA, encoded by the coding sequence GTGGAGCTCTGGTTGGTGCGCCACGGGGAGACCCAGTGGAACCGGGAACACCGGCTTTTGGGCTGGACCGACCTGCCCCTTACCCCCTTGGGGGAAGCCCAGGCCCTGGGCCTAAAGGGGAGGCTTCCCTCCTTCCCCGCCCATAGCTCGGACCTAAAGCGGGCCTGGCAAACCGCTACCCTGGCGGGCTTCCAACCAAGCCTGGCCCCCGCCTTGAGGGAGATCCACTTTGGCGCCCTGGAGGGTACCCTGTGGGAGGAGCTGGAGCGCGGGTACCAGGAGGCCCTCCTCCGGTTCCAGGGCTTCAGCCCCCCTGGGGGGGAGAGCCTCGAGGCCTTCCAGGAAAGAGTTTTCCGCTTTCTGGAAGGGCTTGCCGGTCCCGCCCTTCTCTTTACCCACGGAGGGGTGATCCGGGCGGCCTTAAGGGCTCTGGGGGAGGATGGCCTCATCCCACCGGGAAGCGCCTTGATCCTGGACTGGCCCAGGCGCGTTTTGGACCAGCTGGCGCCCGGAGCATGA
- the cbiB gene encoding adenosylcobinamide-phosphate synthase CbiB has protein sequence MTLLLALLLDALLGEPPARFHPVVLMGRYLAWAWPRVRGFWSGAFYWGLGVFLFTFPALLLDLLLRPLAWDWVALGFLLKPLFSLRMLLEEVRAVEASLGRDLEEARGRLSRIVSRPTQDLSPEEIREAALESLAENLSDSLLAPLLYYALFGLAGAALYRYANTADAMWGYPQHGSRGTVAARADDLLNLVPARITGLLLCPPRLWLRLFREAPKTPSPNAGFPMAALALRLGVRLRKPGAYALNEEAPSPTPESTARALFLGGSLGYGAGMVLGLLLGP, from the coding sequence ATGACCCTTCTCCTCGCCCTCCTCCTGGATGCCCTCCTCGGGGAACCCCCGGCCCGCTTTCATCCCGTGGTCCTCATGGGCCGGTACCTGGCCTGGGCCTGGCCCCGGGTGCGGGGTTTCTGGTCCGGGGCCTTCTACTGGGGCCTCGGGGTTTTCCTCTTCACCTTCCCCGCCCTCCTTCTGGACCTCCTCCTGAGGCCCCTGGCCTGGGACTGGGTGGCCTTAGGGTTTCTCCTAAAGCCCCTTTTCAGCTTGCGGATGCTCCTGGAGGAGGTGCGGGCGGTGGAAGCCTCCTTGGGCCGGGACCTGGAGGAGGCCAGGGGCAGGCTTTCCCGGATCGTGAGCCGCCCCACGCAGGACCTCTCCCCGGAGGAGATACGGGAGGCAGCCTTGGAGAGCCTGGCGGAAAACCTCTCGGATAGCCTCCTGGCCCCCCTCCTCTACTACGCCCTCTTCGGTCTGGCCGGGGCAGCCCTGTACCGGTATGCCAACACCGCCGACGCCATGTGGGGCTATCCCCAGCATGGCTCCCGGGGCACCGTGGCCGCCCGAGCCGACGACCTTCTTAACCTGGTTCCCGCTCGCATCACCGGCCTCCTCCTATGTCCCCCCAGGCTTTGGCTCAGGCTTTTTAGGGAGGCTCCCAAGACCCCTTCCCCCAACGCGGGATTTCCCATGGCCGCCTTGGCTTTGAGGCTTGGGGTGCGTCTGCGCAAACCAGGAGCGTACGCCCTCAACGAAGAGGCCCCCTCCCCTACCCCTGAAAGCACGGCAAGGGCTTTGTTCCTCGGGGGTTCGCTGGGCTACGGGGCGGGTATGGTTCTAGGGCTCCTCCTTGGACCCTAA
- a CDS encoding alpha-amylase family glycosyl hydrolase, with protein MLRILAVWIGLSLALAVPVTFRYTPPPGLEVRSVSLRGSFNQWGETPMQRENGSWAVTVDLDPGEHQYKFFINGQWPKDMCHDPTFGTPMVDPTAAGCVDDGFGGQNAVILVQAMAPSPPPTGPVALEFAHDPGKAQYVSVADGKLSLRFTAGEGAVAAAWLEAPFLGKVPMHRQLVFPGTEVWRVALPSAPETYRILIKTQGGEEEAFGPFRPPTRPFSQVPWVGGGVGYQIFPERFYNGDPQNDALALESDEYLYNLLWQRSGGPKPHLSRWTDPPSPLHCCHQYFGGDLAGVLAKLPHLEALGVTLIYFNPLFDSGSAHGYDTHDYLKVSPKFGDKDLLRRVLDEAHRRGMRVIFDFVPNHTGLGFWAFQDVVKRGPRSPYWNWYFVKRWPFVPGDGAAYEGWWGLGSLPKLNTAHPGVKRYLMEVAKYWIRFGFDGVRVDVPGDVLDPHAFFRDMRAELKAIRPDAYLVAEVWQRDPSWLQGDEFDSLMNYAIGRDILLRFAKGGHLALYNARRALADLARVYALYPEAVAGMGFNLITSHDTARLLTELGGGGLKDTPSPESRARQRLAVALLYALPGVPVTFQGDECGFTGERPAESPHDLQRYPLQWERCHGETLAFYQGLAQLRRELPALRSAVFRTYLGEGHLLAFLRGEPGEGEVLSAFNSGLEATILPLPPGGWQDPLEGRTYRREVSIPPLGFRYLVHMGR; from the coding sequence ATGCTGAGGATCCTGGCGGTTTGGATAGGCCTAAGCCTAGCCCTGGCGGTACCGGTCACCTTCCGCTACACCCCTCCCCCTGGCCTCGAGGTGCGGTCGGTCAGCCTAAGGGGCTCCTTCAACCAGTGGGGGGAAACCCCCATGCAAAGGGAAAACGGGTCCTGGGCGGTCACCGTGGACCTGGACCCTGGAGAACACCAGTACAAGTTCTTCATCAACGGCCAGTGGCCCAAGGACATGTGCCACGATCCCACCTTCGGCACGCCCATGGTGGACCCCACGGCGGCGGGTTGCGTGGACGACGGGTTTGGGGGCCAAAACGCCGTGATCCTGGTCCAGGCCATGGCCCCATCCCCGCCTCCCACAGGGCCCGTAGCCCTGGAGTTCGCCCACGACCCCGGAAAGGCCCAGTACGTCTCCGTGGCGGACGGCAAGCTTTCCCTCCGCTTTACCGCTGGTGAAGGGGCGGTGGCCGCCGCCTGGCTCGAGGCCCCCTTCCTGGGAAAGGTCCCCATGCACCGCCAGCTGGTTTTCCCAGGAACGGAGGTGTGGCGGGTGGCGCTGCCTTCGGCACCGGAGACCTACCGCATCCTCATCAAGACCCAAGGTGGGGAGGAGGAGGCCTTCGGGCCCTTCCGCCCTCCCACCCGCCCCTTTTCCCAGGTCCCCTGGGTGGGCGGGGGCGTGGGGTACCAGATCTTCCCCGAGCGCTTTTACAACGGGGATCCCCAAAACGATGCCCTTGCCTTGGAGAGCGACGAGTACCTGTACAACCTCCTTTGGCAGCGCTCCGGAGGTCCAAAACCCCACCTTTCCCGCTGGACCGACCCCCCTTCCCCCCTGCACTGTTGCCACCAGTACTTCGGAGGGGATCTCGCCGGGGTCTTGGCCAAGCTTCCCCACCTCGAGGCCCTGGGGGTGACCCTGATCTACTTCAATCCCCTTTTTGACTCCGGTTCAGCCCACGGCTACGACACCCACGACTACCTTAAGGTCTCACCCAAGTTTGGTGACAAGGACCTTTTGCGAAGGGTTTTGGACGAGGCCCACCGCCGGGGCATGCGGGTGATCTTCGACTTCGTGCCCAACCACACCGGCCTAGGTTTTTGGGCCTTCCAGGACGTGGTGAAGCGGGGCCCCCGTTCCCCGTATTGGAACTGGTACTTTGTCAAACGCTGGCCCTTCGTGCCCGGGGACGGAGCCGCCTACGAGGGATGGTGGGGCCTGGGAAGCCTGCCCAAGCTGAACACCGCCCATCCCGGGGTCAAGCGTTACCTGATGGAGGTGGCCAAGTACTGGATCCGCTTTGGTTTTGACGGGGTGCGGGTGGATGTGCCCGGGGACGTGCTGGACCCCCACGCCTTCTTTAGGGACATGCGGGCCGAGCTGAAGGCCATCAGGCCCGATGCCTACCTGGTGGCGGAGGTGTGGCAGAGGGACCCAAGTTGGCTCCAAGGGGACGAGTTTGACTCCCTCATGAACTACGCCATAGGCAGGGATATTCTCCTGCGGTTCGCCAAAGGCGGCCACCTGGCCCTCTACAACGCCCGCCGGGCCCTTGCGGACCTGGCGCGGGTATACGCCCTTTACCCCGAGGCCGTGGCCGGCATGGGCTTCAACCTGATCACCTCCCACGACACCGCCCGCCTGCTCACCGAGCTCGGGGGCGGGGGCCTCAAGGACACCCCAAGCCCGGAATCCCGAGCCCGGCAAAGGCTTGCGGTTGCCCTGCTCTATGCCCTCCCCGGGGTCCCGGTAACCTTCCAGGGGGATGAGTGCGGCTTCACCGGGGAGCGGCCAGCCGAGTCTCCCCATGATCTCCAGCGGTATCCCCTTCAGTGGGAGAGGTGCCATGGGGAAACCCTGGCCTTCTACCAGGGGCTGGCCCAGCTGCGCCGGGAGCTTCCCGCCTTAAGGAGCGCGGTGTTCCGCACCTACCTTGGCGAGGGGCACCTGCTGGCCTTCCTGCGGGGCGAGCCTGGGGAGGGGGAGGTGCTTTCCGCCTTCAACAGCGGCCTCGAGGCCACCATCCTTCCCCTGCCCCCGGGAGGGTGGCAAGACCCCTTGGAGGGGCGCACGTACCGGAGGGAGGTGAGCATACCCCCCCTGGGCTTCCGCTATCTGGTCCACATGGGCCGCTAG
- a CDS encoding gamma-glutamyl-gamma-aminobutyrate hydrolase family protein, which yields MRLIGIATQYRMAEGLLAKRFWGLLEFYLEALSSQGLAYVLLPPQGPEALEKILPHLDGLLLPGGGDVDPDRFGEEPHPRLGEVLPERDEHEIFLARYGAEKGLPTLGICRGIQVMNVAMGGTLYQDLEAQGFHEIQHQQKSPPPALAHGVKLVAESPLSRLFPPSFRVNSYHHQGIKALGRGLKPIALSPDGLVEAVALEGHPLFLGVQWHPELLKKHWPLFSLLKT from the coding sequence ATGCGCCTCATCGGCATCGCCACCCAGTACCGCATGGCCGAGGGCCTCCTAGCCAAAAGGTTCTGGGGCCTTTTGGAGTTCTATCTGGAAGCCCTCTCCTCCCAGGGCCTGGCCTATGTTCTCCTCCCGCCCCAGGGCCCGGAGGCCCTGGAGAAGATCCTCCCCCACCTGGACGGCCTGCTCCTACCTGGGGGAGGGGATGTGGACCCGGATCGCTTTGGGGAAGAACCCCATCCTAGGCTAGGCGAGGTCCTTCCTGAGCGGGACGAGCACGAGATCTTCTTGGCTCGCTACGGAGCGGAAAAGGGCCTTCCCACCTTGGGGATTTGCCGGGGAATCCAGGTGATGAACGTGGCCATGGGGGGAACCCTTTACCAGGACCTCGAGGCCCAGGGCTTCCACGAGATCCAGCACCAACAAAAAAGTCCCCCTCCTGCCCTGGCCCATGGGGTGAAGCTGGTGGCCGAAAGCCCCCTCTCCCGCCTCTTCCCCCCTAGCTTCCGGGTGAACTCCTACCACCACCAGGGGATCAAGGCACTGGGAAGAGGCCTAAAACCCATCGCCCTGTCCCCGGATGGCCTGGTGGAGGCGGTGGCCCTGGAGGGCCACCCCCTTTTCCTGGGGGTACAGTGGCACCCGGAACTTCTCAAAAAACACTGGCCTCTTTTTAGCTTGCTTAAAACCTAG
- a CDS encoding DUF2680 domain-containing protein — translation MASPQLGVTTGLAGTLHDEVAALLGVTPEELIALHQQGKTLAQIAQELGVDPAKLEAQLMEIRNAAIEEAVKSGALTEAQAAMMKARTQQVVRAMLQREIGPNAGFVYGPAWGAQAYGRRTGQPVGPGAPQGPGYPTCPYFPQGGSFGPFGPWRGR, via the coding sequence ATGGCTTCCCCGCAGCTGGGAGTGACCACGGGGCTTGCGGGAACCCTCCACGATGAGGTGGCTGCCCTTTTGGGCGTAACCCCGGAAGAGCTCATCGCCCTGCACCAACAGGGGAAAACCCTGGCCCAGATCGCCCAGGAGCTGGGAGTGGACCCCGCTAAGCTGGAAGCCCAACTGATGGAGATCCGCAACGCTGCCATCGAGGAGGCGGTTAAGTCCGGGGCTCTCACTGAGGCCCAGGCGGCCATGATGAAGGCCCGCACCCAACAGGTGGTCCGGGCCATGCTCCAACGGGAGATCGGGCCCAATGCAGGCTTCGTCTATGGTCCCGCCTGGGGAGCCCAGGCCTACGGCCGCCGTACGGGCCAGCCCGTGGGTCCCGGCGCACCCCAGGGCCCCGGGTATCCCACCTGCCCCTACTTCCCTCAAGGGGGTAGCTTCGGCCCCTTCGGCCCCTGGCGGGGTAGATAA
- a CDS encoding response regulator transcription factor: MPGELVLVVEDEPQIADTLERYLRANGFRTERAGDGEKALELWRRARPDLILLDLMLPKVDGLEVLKHIRQEDRTPIIVLTAKAEEVDRLLGLELGADDYVVKPFSPREVVARVKAVLRRAQGLVRLPSHVQVGPLQIDLEAFRVRCQGKDLVLTPIQVRLLYLLASRTGKALTREELLLGLGTDADERTVDAHVKNLRARLGPCAAMVETIRGYGYRLRETL, encoded by the coding sequence ATGCCCGGCGAACTGGTTTTGGTGGTAGAAGACGAGCCCCAGATTGCCGACACCCTGGAACGCTACTTGAGGGCAAACGGCTTTCGAACCGAACGAGCAGGGGATGGAGAGAAGGCGCTGGAGCTCTGGCGGCGTGCGCGGCCCGACCTGATCCTCCTGGACCTCATGCTACCCAAAGTGGATGGCCTCGAGGTCCTCAAGCACATCCGGCAAGAGGACCGCACCCCCATCATCGTCCTTACCGCCAAGGCAGAGGAGGTGGACCGGCTCTTGGGACTCGAGCTGGGAGCAGACGACTACGTGGTCAAGCCCTTCAGCCCCCGCGAGGTGGTGGCCCGGGTCAAAGCGGTCCTCCGCCGGGCCCAGGGCCTGGTACGCTTACCCAGCCACGTGCAGGTGGGCCCTTTGCAAATCGACCTGGAGGCCTTTCGTGTGCGCTGCCAAGGTAAGGACCTCGTCCTGACCCCCATTCAAGTGCGCCTCCTCTACCTGTTGGCCAGCCGGACGGGAAAGGCCCTGACCCGAGAGGAGCTACTTTTGGGGCTGGGCACCGACGCCGACGAACGCACCGTGGACGCCCATGTGAAGAACCTACGAGCCCGCCTAGGCCCCTGTGCCGCCATGGTGGAAACCATCCGGGGCTACGGGTACCGCTTAAGGGAAACGCTATGA
- a CDS encoding sensor histidine kinase: protein MLAELRSSIALSAGAALLLGLGTGTLLALGLVQPVRELSRTAEAYRQGNRTRRARVKGRDELAQLAQGFNQLLEELAQKEAQEKLLLSDIAHDLRTPLTVLQADLEALEDGLLPCTPEHLRRLQGEVHLLSRLVEDIRLLSLAEAGGLHLSLEPLHPGALALEVLQAHASRAGAKGVRLALKGEAPLIRADREAFLRILNNLMDNALRYTPEGGTVTLELSQEEGWVRLTVRDTGPGLKPGEEEAVFRRFYRGDPARSRGGSGLGLAIAKALVEAMGGQIQAGNHPEGGAMFTLGLPKA from the coding sequence ATGTTAGCCGAACTTAGGTCCTCCATCGCCCTCTCAGCAGGAGCCGCTTTGCTCCTAGGCTTGGGAACGGGAACCCTTTTGGCCCTGGGCCTAGTCCAACCAGTGCGGGAACTTTCACGAACCGCTGAGGCCTACCGTCAGGGGAACCGGACCCGCCGGGCCCGGGTGAAGGGACGGGACGAGCTGGCTCAGCTGGCCCAAGGGTTTAACCAGCTCCTGGAGGAGCTGGCTCAGAAGGAAGCCCAGGAAAAGTTGCTTCTCTCGGACATCGCCCACGACCTCCGTACCCCCCTCACGGTGTTGCAGGCGGACCTCGAGGCCCTAGAGGACGGCCTCCTTCCTTGCACGCCCGAACACTTAAGGCGACTGCAGGGAGAGGTCCACCTTCTCTCCCGTTTGGTGGAGGACATCCGCCTCCTGAGCCTGGCCGAAGCCGGGGGACTGCACCTCTCCTTAGAGCCCTTGCATCCCGGGGCCTTGGCCCTGGAGGTACTCCAGGCCCATGCCTCTCGGGCAGGGGCTAAAGGAGTGCGCCTGGCCTTAAAAGGGGAGGCCCCTCTTATCCGGGCGGATAGGGAGGCCTTCCTACGCATCCTCAACAACCTAATGGACAACGCCCTCCGCTATACCCCTGAAGGCGGTACGGTCACCCTGGAACTTTCCCAGGAAGAGGGATGGGTACGCCTGACCGTCCGGGATACTGGGCCTGGGCTGAAGCCCGGAGAAGAGGAGGCCGTCTTCCGTCGCTTTTACCGGGGTGATCCCGCTCGGTCTCGGGGAGGAAGCGGGCTCGGTCTAGCTATTGCCAAGGCCTTAGTGGAAGCCATGGGAGGGCAAATCCAGGCGGGTAACCATCCCGAAGGCGGAGCCATGTTTACCCTCGGACTACCAAAAGCCTAG
- a CDS encoding DUF5666 domain-containing protein translates to MAKETPSLRLVWLALGLALLASCQMSPSGSAPQAVQVAGVVGGTETIPTLLGKPLDLQGVPLIKEGEAYGGPVLPGMVVVAQGTDQGNVLRLQSLEVRVELKGPIAALDGNAGTLTVLGQQVITDANTRIYEKVGGSYRNLLPSDLAVGDWVEVQGTATESGVLATYIERHPGQDSQVELEGRATNLDQAAKRFTLNGYTVDYAQAKVVGSPTEGVWVEVKGTLSGTTVLATKVAFKTSGNNGYGASRRVELEGPILGLDEAAKTFGLLGYTVDYSAARVTGTLADRVYVEAKGQVDANDPTLFHPQLVKVKYPRSYPAKAEAEGTVSAIDHGQGTFALGSLGFYVDPNTILKRDDPDRPIAFTDIQVGDYVEVKFDPSRTEEGRYYAVKVELERR, encoded by the coding sequence ATGGCAAAGGAAACACCTTCCCTCCGGTTGGTCTGGCTGGCCTTGGGTCTAGCCCTCCTGGCCTCCTGCCAGATGAGCCCCTCGGGGTCCGCTCCCCAGGCGGTTCAGGTGGCAGGAGTGGTGGGGGGCACGGAAACTATTCCCACCCTTCTGGGCAAGCCTTTGGACCTACAAGGAGTACCCCTGATCAAGGAGGGGGAAGCCTATGGCGGCCCGGTGCTGCCGGGGATGGTGGTGGTGGCGCAGGGAACCGACCAGGGAAACGTCCTCCGCCTCCAGAGCCTCGAGGTGCGGGTGGAACTCAAGGGCCCCATCGCCGCTCTGGACGGGAACGCCGGAACCCTAACGGTCCTTGGGCAGCAGGTAATCACCGATGCCAACACCCGGATTTATGAAAAGGTAGGGGGTTCTTACCGCAACCTCCTCCCTTCCGATTTGGCGGTGGGCGATTGGGTGGAGGTCCAGGGTACCGCCACGGAAAGTGGCGTCCTCGCCACCTACATCGAGCGCCACCCGGGCCAGGACTCCCAGGTGGAGCTGGAAGGCCGGGCCACTAACCTGGACCAGGCGGCCAAACGCTTCACCTTGAACGGCTACACGGTGGACTACGCCCAGGCAAAGGTGGTGGGATCCCCCACGGAGGGGGTGTGGGTGGAGGTGAAGGGAACCCTTTCCGGGACCACGGTCTTGGCCACCAAGGTGGCGTTCAAGACCTCGGGGAACAACGGGTATGGGGCCTCGAGGCGGGTAGAGCTGGAAGGCCCCATCCTTGGACTTGACGAGGCCGCCAAAACCTTCGGGCTTCTGGGCTATACCGTGGACTATAGCGCTGCCAGGGTGACTGGCACCCTGGCGGATAGGGTTTACGTGGAGGCCAAGGGCCAGGTGGATGCCAACGACCCCACCCTCTTCCACCCCCAGCTGGTGAAGGTGAAGTACCCCAGGAGCTACCCGGCCAAGGCGGAGGCCGAGGGAACGGTAAGCGCCATCGATCACGGCCAAGGCACCTTTGCCTTGGGGAGCCTGGGATTCTATGTGGACCCGAACACCATTCTCAAGCGGGATGACCCCGATCGGCCCATCGCCTTCACCGACATCCAGGTGGGGGATTACGTGGAGGTCAAATTCGACCCCAGCCGCACGGAAGAAGGGCGGTACTATGCGGTAAAGGTAGAGCTCGAGCGCCGCTAG
- a CDS encoding YceI family protein gives MVRGIAMLWLLGWAMAANFQVQGEATYEARAPLGTFRGVNPSLEGVVSFEPGKGLLQGRVCVDLSAWDSKEPLRDRHTREMFQVDRYPQACLLIQGWDANQNLVHGVLSLHGVERRVTVPVRHTLEGGRILRFEGEWELLLSDYGLKAPSFMGMRVQDRVVVRVKGQGVAK, from the coding sequence ATGGTGCGAGGAATAGCCATGCTTTGGTTGCTGGGATGGGCCATGGCGGCCAACTTCCAGGTACAGGGGGAGGCCACCTATGAGGCCCGGGCCCCCTTGGGAACCTTCCGCGGGGTCAACCCGAGCCTGGAGGGGGTGGTGTCCTTTGAGCCCGGCAAGGGCCTTCTCCAAGGCAGGGTCTGCGTGGACCTTTCCGCATGGGATTCCAAGGAGCCCCTGCGGGACCGCCATACTCGGGAGATGTTCCAAGTGGACCGGTACCCCCAGGCCTGCCTGCTCATCCAAGGCTGGGATGCCAACCAGAACCTGGTTCATGGGGTTCTCAGCCTCCACGGGGTGGAACGAAGGGTGACCGTGCCCGTGCGCCATACCCTGGAGGGTGGGCGGATCCTGCGCTTCGAAGGGGAGTGGGAACTCCTCCTCAGCGACTACGGGCTCAAGGCCCCTAGCTTCATGGGCATGCGGGTGCAGGACCGGGTGGTGGTGCGGGTGAAGGGACAGGGGGTGGCCAAGTGA
- a CDS encoding cytochrome c3 family protein — MRRLWPVLLLGLALAGEGERYLYVRWDAEKAQAFLSNGAPLPPGVSLIPGQYVEVKYGQLKPKKQWQAPQDLVKVFQPKEASRVVFSHERHFAALGAKGSTCDTCHTALDENKAWKSLAPSPALEAHGANSLGRFCATCHDGKTHPGRVAGSQSSLKDPIFTAFGRKGDASCGQCHAPKDHGQDFTQGHGDKAEHGGARECATCHRGALSISAKEVAQVQAFQKAQLALIQNPEDEKAFNLVLPANFCAYCHGLDGEAWDRKH, encoded by the coding sequence GTGAGGAGGCTTTGGCCCGTACTCCTCTTGGGCCTAGCCCTGGCCGGGGAAGGGGAGCGCTACCTCTACGTGCGTTGGGATGCGGAAAAAGCCCAAGCCTTCCTCTCGAACGGCGCCCCCCTTCCTCCGGGAGTTTCCCTGATCCCCGGCCAGTACGTGGAGGTGAAATACGGTCAGCTCAAGCCCAAAAAGCAGTGGCAAGCGCCTCAGGATCTGGTCAAGGTTTTTCAACCCAAAGAGGCCAGCCGGGTGGTCTTTAGCCACGAGCGCCACTTTGCCGCCCTAGGGGCCAAGGGTAGCACCTGCGATACCTGCCACACGGCCTTAGACGAGAATAAGGCCTGGAAGAGCCTGGCCCCAAGCCCGGCCCTCGAGGCCCACGGGGCCAACTCCTTAGGCCGCTTTTGCGCCACCTGTCACGACGGCAAAACCCACCCCGGAAGGGTTGCTGGAAGTCAAAGCTCCCTTAAGGACCCCATCTTCACCGCTTTTGGCCGCAAGGGCGACGCCTCCTGCGGCCAGTGCCATGCCCCCAAGGACCACGGGCAAGACTTTACTCAGGGCCATGGGGACAAGGCGGAACACGGTGGAGCCAGGGAATGCGCCACCTGCCACCGGGGGGCCCTGAGCATCTCCGCCAAGGAGGTGGCCCAGGTGCAAGCCTTCCAGAAGGCCCAGCTGGCCCTGATTCAAAACCCTGAGGACGAGAAGGCCTTTAACCTGGTCCTGCCCGCCAACTTCTGCGCCTACTGCCACGGGCTGGACGGAGAGGCCTGGGATAGGAAACACTGA